The Brassica napus cultivar Da-Ae chromosome C7, Da-Ae, whole genome shotgun sequence genomic interval TTGGCTCATTTGTGAAACCAGGTATCTTGATCACAACCAATTCACTGGGAGAATCCCAGATGCATTCTACAAGCATCCATTCCTCAAAGAAATGTGAGTTCTCTCACCTTACTCTCATTCAGAACAGTGAAACTCGGAGTAATAAGAATTTGAACGAGTTGCTGATGACTGATGGTGCAGCAGACAAGTTTTAGGTTTTGCTTTCTTCAGTATTCATTCTGACAATAAGGAgatttgtttcaaattttcagGTACATTGAAGGCAACATGTTCAAACAAGGCGTGAACCCAATCGGTACCCACAAAGTTCTTGAAGTTTCTGATGCTGATTTTGCTGTGTGATGACGAGGTAGAAGAATTCTAGGAGGTTGTAGAGAAAAAAATGTCTCAGACCTACCTCCTTAGAGAGATGGTGCCACTTTAGCTTTCTTCACTATTTGATGTTTTTGTATGGTCTTGATCTTTGCAAATGAAGGAGAACATAGACTACAAgtgtttttcttatattttatattgtatagtttGGTCACATTCCACTAATCTATATTTCTCCTTAATCAAATGATAAGAAAGTGGATTGGAATAAACCCAGTTATCAATGTATTGTCCAATAGCATGTGTATGCATACAGTTGCGAAGGTATATTCACTTTTTGTTATTCAGATTTTCAATTTTACAAGTCACCAGAAGGTCATCATGGTCTTTATGAACAAGCAGGAGCATCAAAGGTAGGCAACACAATGAACGAGATCGTCAATGGATTGATATAAACAGGAGACTTCACGCTGTATCGGACCGGCTCAAGCTTTGGGATATCTCCAGTGACCGTTGGTTCCAAAGGGTTACCGTTCAACATCAttatcttgctcctcaagtcacCGTCTTTTGGACTCAAGTGATACTCTTCTCTGTTCAAATATCCATCCGAAGCTTTCTTTCCCACCCAAGAAACCTTGCTCTTGGTTGTTTCCAAGAAAGATCTCCTCTTCGTAGATTCTGCTTGCAAAACCACCTTCACGCCATTGCTGACTCCTACTGTAAACGTCGTTTGCTTACTCAGATTAATCAGAAGAATCGTTATCCCCGCCTGAGATGATAGCTTCCATGGTCACAAAACTAGAGGATCGTTTATAGACAAGAGAGATAAAGATAATACACACACTCACTCTTCCTTTCGAACAATGAACGTAAGTCCGTAGATACTCCGAGGCATTTGTCTGAATGCCAAGAACGCCTTTACCCATCAAACGGTGCCAAAGAAGAGCACTGGCCAGATACAAAGGAAGTGTTTACGTTATGTAATAACTTAGTCTAATCATGTTGATTATGAACTTGCCTGTAGTAATCTGGATTGGGAACAAACGTTTCCTTTTCAAGCAGACCGTAGAAACCTCCAACCAAAGCTTGTCTGCAGTATACTTTGGTGTTGTGCATAGACGACATACCAAACTGATCTAGATACCTAACAAGGAACAGGTTTTGGTTAATCATTAAAGAAACTGAGAGAAAAGATTATGATTGCTTTCTTACCAGAAGCTGTTAATGAATGTCTCAGAAACCTCCCGGCCACCGCTATTGAAAgctcctccagcttctccaacCCAAGCAGAAGCCCAAGGTCCATGTTCTTGAATCGTTCTCTCAACGTTCTTGAATAGTCCCGTAACTGATCCGCTCAAGTACTTGGGATCTAGTATCCTACTCACAAGCTTTGGATCATTCCCTGCCAAAAGATTCAATTATAACTCAAACACTCATACTGTTTACGAATGATGCTACAAAATACAATCTAATGCAGACCTGGACCAAGGTTGTATATATGATGAGTCATGACATCAAGAACACCAGGTCCAGAGAGGCGAAAAAGCTCCGAGTACCATTTTTCTTCATAGAACCCTCCAGGAGCTAGAAGCAATGGCTTGGTCCGAGAACTCTTGTAAACGTTCTTGATTACATCTTTAAGTACTATCAAGTCGTTACCGTAAAGCTCTACACTCACACTTGCACCAATCCCACTTCCACTAAGCTCATTACCTAGTCAAGAGCCAAGAaagagattaaaaaatattaaaaaccgGGCAGGCAGGAGTAAAGAGATCTAAGTTGTACAGACCAAACTCCCATGAGTCTATAGCGTAACCCTTTGAGACTGTATAGTTCATGAAATCTTGAGTGTTGGTGTGATCCCACTCCCCTCCCCATGCATTTCCTCTGAGTTTCTCTCTCCCGTATAATGCATTCAAACCGAAAGTCACAATAGCCCTGTAGAACTAGTGTTGGATCATTGAGGATATATTAGgactgggcgttcgggtacccgttggcattcgggtcgagtttttcgggttttcggattttcaggtttacgcttctaggtcccatactaaaattttattagtacgggtcgggttcggataataacacttcgggttcggttcaaaattgtattgcatcataaaaccaataaagtaatcatatatcgtacgaattcgggttatatcggttcggttcggatataaccaaagtaaaaaacaaattttttgaagtaaaacataaagaaaaacatctaaattaaataaaaattaatctatcacatataaaataacaataaaatgttaaatcaagcatgaaaacaaacatcatttgtaaacaatatgtattgtcttatagagagtagactttttatttcaatgaacaaatgataaaatacttatttataactaattgtgtacttaaagcatttattagaattttaatatttattattatatataatattaccacaaatattaaatttaataattggaatacttatatatatttcaaaatatttatattgactattaatttcggatttttcgggttacccgttcgggttcggttaataacacttcgggttcggatattttttgtaccaccctacaagacccgttcgggtatttttacgtttcgggTCGGATAACAGGTCagatttttcggttcggattcggtttggatttcggattccggattttatgcccaggcctaggATATATTATCCGAAAACTGACCGGAACCGAACTAAAAAAAGAAACCTGACTAAAATTTCAGGTTCCTATTTCTTTAAATCCGTAAACGAAATATGTATGtgaatatccaaaatataatttatttatattaatttaaaaataactatatataatttatagataaaaattattgaaaaacgAATTAGAATGTTTTTCGGGTTTAATTCATGTTTTTGGCTTAAAACCCAAATCAAATCCGAATTGTTTCTAATTTGGTTATATTttcgattttataaaaaaaatagaaacttgaTCCGAAATGGATATTCCCGAAGTAATCCGataaaaaaatgattgtttCTTAAATGGGTTCCAAACACTCCAACCGAATAACTCAAAACCCGAATAATCCTATCAGACCCGTACTGCAAACCCGAATGCCCACCGCTAATTGAGGATTAAGTCAAAGAACAACTATACTACGAAGGCTTGTTTACGTACCCGGTTGCGTGGAAGAAACGGTTAAGTTCGTCCCAACGTTCCATATACAAACATCCTTCAGAAAATCCGAACAAGCCATCGTCACTCTTTTTGAACTGAGTGCAAGGAGTCTTCAAGTCTCCTACGTCGTAGATCACTTGGTCTTGCAAGGACCCACCTATTCTTATCCTCAGCGTCTTAAAAGCTAAACAACAATCGAGAGATGTTTCAGCATAAAGTCTGTTGGAATGTGAATATGGTTTGTGATAGATGTTACACAAACCTTGAATAGCTTTagcaagaagaggagaagacaAGTTCTGAAACCATTTTGAAAACATTAAGATGAAAGTAACAGAAGGTACGTGGTCAAAGCTAAAAggtgtttttaatatatattaccaAGTTGATGAGAGAGGCGTAGCCCCAAGGACACTGATCGTAATTGCATTTTTCAGGTGGCCACCAATCAAGTGTTGCGCAGACAAAGTTCTCATCGATCTCGGCGATTTGACGTGTAACGTCTATTACTATAGTGGTTTGTTCCATGTTGGTAGCAAAAGTAACACCAAGTAGAAGTAGACAACTCAAGAACACAAGGAAACAAACGTTGTAGCTCATTTTTTAGGTTTGTTTGTGACGCACGTCTCAATCGGTTGATCTGAGAgtaagaaaacataaaacatataagTGAAAATTTTCAGAGAGACCAAGAAGAGATCAGTTGAGGAACTGAGAACTCTTGCAACAAATATCAAGAAAAAGGAAAATGCAATACagaggaagaaagagagaacTCAAACTTGCTTATCAGAACAAGCAAATGATTACAGAGGAAACtgaattttaaataagaaaatttctATACAGATAAACCTTATAAAAAATTGGTGGCTTGTTCAACTGTATAAGATGaccattctttttaaaaaaatacaattcaaaaaattagtcgaaaagtaaaccatattatttgtttatgaaATTTGTATGTGGATATTTTAATGGGCGATATTTGGGTATATTTCAAAGAAATTATCTCTAAATTACAATTAAACATAGCTATACGTTTTAATTAGATGTAGAATGATTGGTCAAACATGTTTCTAGAGCCGCATGCACATGACAAGAGCattatataattcaaaatttcaaactgCTAGTTGGTCTCAGTGACGAAGATGGCGACAGCCAATTCAAATTCCACCAGGTAATGTCTAGTTCTAATATTTCTTATATGGTTACTTAGTTCATAATGATCATACATGTAATGTAGTTAACTCTAAAAAAAACTTGAGCGCGAAGAGAGATAATTGAGATGAAGCAATATCAGAATAGAAACTGACCTGAGAAGAAGAATCACCCATCCATAGTTGTAAGTCGTGTCTGAATCGCAAGCAGAAGCAGATGTTCGTTTTGTTCTTGGCGTCGACAACACTTCATTCAAAGTCTTGCCATAATCTTGAATTTTATcgcctcttctctctctttattgtttgtctttgtCATAAAGCGTGCTCAAACTACTTTAACTGAATATTAGCGTACCGAAATGAtttgaaaacagaaaaaatagtaaattaaaGAATTAGAATTTGAAAGTTTATTTGGAATTttcatttgaaagttttcaagtAATAATTTAACAAGAgttcaaaattttctaattttgaAGAAGTTGAAAATTGTACCAAAATTGTTTTTGTACCAccttttttatgattttatcacTTATGTTAAATCTTGAGATCTCGTAACAATTACAAAGAATTGTTTCATCTCGTAAGACATATAGAATCCTCATgttttcctttgagaataagtACAGAtggtttattaatatttatgatatttttttttatattttcttcctCCGTTCCAAGAGATGAAATGTTGCATATTAATAACTTCAACCAAACGAcaagaaaataaagtttttctttgtttttaattctCTCATCATGACGCTGATAGTTGTTTATATTATATTGGAGATGGAACATTCAACTATAAGAGATggaacatatataatttttttcgtaAGTTCATAATAATAAGTAACAactaacaaattatataaaatatatttgatataaatttcataaaatctatacaagatatttattaaatctactattttttaaaaaaaaattctcaactcttaaaattttaaaaccatcaaaatccaaacaaattctGCGTCCAATAACCCTTTTAAATTGTCAATTTCCTTTGTGCCAAAACACAATAATAATTTCCTTTCACTTGGGATCTACTATATTGGAGTTAAATTCATGCATTTCCTCATTATTTGATGGGAATACATATAGATTAATGATACTCAGATTTTTATTGAAAGCATCAAATCCAGTTATCAGttttatagtaataaattaaaaaaattagacagAAAACATCAGTTATTAATTTTGACCTTAAGTAACTTTAGCAAGAAattaacacacacacacacacacacaaaaaaaaaacttaattatgtgttttgtgtgtgtgttttcttttccttaatAACCAGATCTCTATTTTCTTATTTCATCAATTTGTTTCCATATAAAAAGAGAATATAATCTCGTCTAGGAAGACAATCTTTTggtacatatattattttttctcttcatcttctgccgatttctttgtcttcttattttgtatttaatttctCCAGAGAATTCTAAGTTGATAGTTTCTCTAGCAACAATCTAAAGGTATCGTTTCTCTGACTTTTTGATTTATCTTGTATTTGCGTTTTGGTTAAGTTTGTGTTGGTTTGAAGTTGAAACTGCTAATTAGGGTTTAAAGCGTGTAGAGTACGTAGTTCTCTGCGGTACTGTAGAATTAGGTCTTTGTCCTCAAAACTTTGACCAGAACgcaatattatatatagagaaattaaaatcattcaaCGCTTGTCCTTCTTTGGGTGTAGATTCTTTCAGTTAAAACCATGTTTTGATGTTGGAATGAAGAAAGAATGTTGAGTCATCTTTTTGGTAGATTTTTTTGTCTACAGATTTGTTCTTTAATAATGATGTCAAGTTCTACAATATGATCATGATTAATAGATAGATAATTAGATCTTGTTATTGATTAATCACACTCTTCTGTCATTAGATTCTGTGATGATGGCTGTGGAGAATAGCTCAGAGATCAAAAACTGTGCAATGGCTGAAGAGAATAATACTTCAGAGGTCAAAGAGATTGATACAAATCCTCAGGAGATGACTATGTCTGAAGAAGGTTCTGTAAGAAGAATAATTGTAAAGGATGTGGGAAACGTGGAAGATGTAGCATTGAAGGATCAAGATAAGTGTGTATCAAAGACTAAAGAAGTGCCTAAGCCACCAAGTGTGAGCTCAAGACGGCATTCAACTGGAGCGATAGGTACACTAGCAGGAGGTAAACTGGAGGTTAAGTCCCGTTACCGCGGGAATCATCATGTGCCCTCAACTCATGATCTCTGCAAACATGAGGGGAAGCTAGGTGATCATCGTGATGATGCGGTGAAACCATGGAAGGTGGTGAGGCGAAGAACAAGTGTTGAAGGCTCAGAGGTGGTTAAAGTTGAGACTACTTCTTCAGGTTTGAGAAGGACGTCGTTGGGAAGTCTGAGTAGACAGATTCCTGCGGTTGCAATGAGAGATGCATTGGCTGTGAAGAAAAAACCATGTGCTTCTGTGAACTCAGAAACATCTAGCGTTAAAGGAGGTAGCGAGATGGCGAGATCTGTTGATGGTTTAAGCGTTAGAAGCAATGATAAACCTCGGAAGCAGAACGAGGGAACCGAGAGTACTGTGAGTGGTGGTGGTTCATCTGTTGCTAAAAAGGTTCTTGGCTTGGGAAGTGAGAAGTCAAGTTCTAAGGTTTATACTCCAAAGACTAAAGAGAAGGCAAAGAATCAGACAATAAGCGGTGAAGATGTAAAAGAGAAGACTGTGTGTATTGTTGAAGCTAGCGTGAAAGGTGTTCAGACATCATCTGAGAAGAAAAGCATGAGAAGTAGACTCAAAAGCTTGGCTACTCCTACTAAACGTGGTTCTGCTAAAAAAGTTCCTGAACTTGAAGCAAAGAAGATTAGGCCTACTAAGAAGATAGGTGTAAAGGTCACTCCAGCGAAGCAGCTGAGTTTCAAGAAAGGGAAGACTCTTGAACCAAAACTACTTGAGGAACAAGAAACCCAAAGCGAAGGAAGGAAGAAGAATCTGAAAGGTGTTGTTGGTGAGACTAAAAGCGTTTCTTGTGAAGGAAGTAAACGTGAGAAGGTTGTTCTGAGACGTAGAAAGGTAGAAGGGAAGAAGAAAAGGATGACACTGTTCAACAGTGTGATTGAGGAGACCATGAATAAGTTGATAAAGGTGAGGAAGACCAAAGTGAAAGCTCTTACTGGTGCTTTTGAATTTGTAATCTCTCTTCAGGACACTAACAAGACACCTCACAGCAAGGACGTAACATCAGAGTCTAAGGTTAGTCCTTTGGGTTCCAAACAGTGAAAACAAAACATACCCAAGCACTTATGTCTGTGCATATTTAATTGGCTTGTTGCTGCTGTTCTTAAAATTACAAAGTGACTATTTAATGTATCTTGACAATAACTGAACTGAAGAGGAAGTTGTAAAGCTTTCAAGTTTTatctctacaattttttttttaccatactcaaaaatacattttttttttacaatcacGATACAATGAACGTTCATGATCTTAATAGTAGTACTCAGGTAGGACTAATCTCTTTTCTCGTGATTAGAAGAACTTGAGGGCATGCTTGTATTTACCTTTGTAGTCTGATCAGACTGTTGTCTGTAGATAGCTGCAGCCATTTTGTTATATAGATCCATGTTCATTGTCTGCATTAACATGACCAACAAACAGTGAGCTCtcaagattttttatttatttctcaaatcatttttcaaaaaacagtTAAAAACCGAAGTGTCGGTAACTTAGTGGTAGTGCAAGAGTGTTGGTTCCCTTTTGCCCCGGGTTCAAACCCATCTTAAGGACGAAAATTATTCTTTAAATCAGAATATATAAAGACTAACTCCGGAGCCCACAACTTTCAccattaaccaaaaaaaagaactgTTAAAAGTGATTTTACCTGTGCGAGAAAAGCACTGTAGGGATCAGTCAAGGAAGCTGAAGAGGCATTGGTGCGGTCTCTGTTATCCATAGGAGGGATCATcagtggtggtggaggaggaacTAAACCTCCATAAGCAGCATTGCCACCGCCTCCCATTCCCATTCGCGCCATTGTTGCAAGCAAAGACATCTGAAACTGCTGTtgctgttgctgctgctgctgctgctgctgctgctgctgctgctggtgttgttgttgttggtgttgGATGCTGAGAACTGATTGTGGAGGAGGTAGTTGTGGCATCATCATTTGTTGTGGCAAGTTGGCTCTTAAGCTCATAAACTGAACCTGTGCTTGTAGCTGTTTCAAATGTTCTATTACGTCATCCAAGATAGAGACTTTATCCGCCTGCAGTATCCAGAGCCGATTTAACTAACCGACTTGTGATATAGATACAAAGTCCTAAACTTTGAAAAGTGGGGTTTTTTGGTTGTGTAATATCAGCTTTCAAAAAATCAGTCTAGACGGCCTAGTCGGTAAGTCAGGGTATaaacaaaatgatatttttttttgctcaaaaaaaaaaaaaaaatgattttttcaaaccgacttttttaaaaaattggtcCAGACGTTAAACAATAATCTTCTATAGAGCGCGTCTAACCACCGCCTTATCGATTTCTTAAACATTGTGTAATATATATACCTTACTTGCAGTAGGAAGCAGCTTCTGAAGTGTTCTCATCCTTTGGTTTATCCTGTGACGCCTTCTCTGAATCACAACCAAAAGAGTCCGTATGGAAACTAtggatagcaaaaaaaaaaaagaaggcatatgtattgttttttttacccTTTCAGACTCGTTGTGAATAGCTGCGGCTCGTCCTCTTCTTCCATTAGATCTCCCAGCTTCTCCTCTAGTCTCTTGTTCATCTCCTTCAGTTTCTTGAGTTTCCTTTAAAGACTTTTATTGATTATTCCTCAAGTCatctttcagaaaaaaaaagaaaaagaaaaagtgttttttttgtttgttctttacCGATCCAGAGAATAAATAGTCTCCGGTTCTAGCGGTCTTCAAGCTACGACCAGATTCAAAAGAAGCCCAAGACATGTTGGTACCACTTGCACTTGCAGTGACGCTGTGACCAACTCTATGACTCTCTTCTTGAGGAGAGAACCAACAGTCCATTTCTTGGGGATAACCGCGTTTTCTTGAACAGGATCCGTCCTTGCTCTCAGAGTTGTTGTGGTCCCGTCCATTCTGGCTCTGCAGCTTGCTTGGCTGCAGAGCCGCCTGGTGGACCACAGACTCCAAAGTCTCACACCCGTTGAGAGCTTGACTCCATATAGCTGAGGCTGTTGTTGGTTCGACTCCTTCGCCTAGACCATGGACCGTTAGTTGCCCATTTTCCCATGTGAGCTCCTTCACTCCGTAGTTCGACCTGAAAAGACATTCGTTTTGTGTTAATAGAGAGTAACAAATAAAGAAACGAGACAGAAGCGTGAGGCTTTGTCTTATTTAAGAAACAGAGAAGACTAGTTCTTGTCAGAAACAGAGAGTATACATGTGTTGTTGTTACTTAGGCCGCACGTTTGCAGAGAATAAACTGACAATtcagcttttctttttttttttcttcgttttGTGGTGTAATCTTGGTGTCCTCCTCTGTTTTCAAGCTCTTCACAATCACAGCGACAACTCATGTAATGTATCTTCATTTGATCCACATTGAAGTAATATAATAAAGAGACAATGGTCCCTGCAATAACAATGGTTTTTATGTGGAGGAAGCACATGTGTGGCAAAGGATTGCTGTTGCCCTGCCTAGAATCCTCTCTCTACCCCCAAAAATCCAATAAGAGGGCATTTTCGTCATTTAACTCAGTTGTGAGGGCAAGATCATTTATTGCATGCATTTGACCACTCGGTATAAAGGAAAGCGTGTGATTCACCGATTAGGAAACAaacaaatttctaataatagtttttttgtttttaaaaagaagaatGTGAATTTCAACGTTACATAAACGTAGTTGAAACCTTAGTATGTATTCATGTTGATAAAAGCATTAAATAATAGAAGAcaaagatatatttatatattggaGCAAACACGTAAGAATCCGAAACTATAGTATGGTATTCGAATGTCAAAAATGAGAATGAGATGTGAGGCTGATGGTATCAACAAGTCCATTTGATGCAAGTTGCTGAGGAATACATCAATATGGTTTCAATTCTCAGCCTCTCTTAATCTATTCTTTCTCTGTCCACATTCTTCTGTCATCTCTGATCTCACAATATCTAATGGCTGCTTCGGGATCTCACAATATTCATATTGAAACATTTGTATGCAACTTATACATGTGATCAGGAGTTCATATtccaaaaagaacaaaacataGTATTAGTTAATCTAAGATGAAAGAAAAAAGGAGAAGACAAGACTTACTGTATGGAAAGAAGAACACTAagaagttttttatttattttctattagaataaattattgtaatatttagtttcatttttcttctgaaactagtttttatttagtttcatttgcttgcaaattttatttttt includes:
- the LOC106411460 gene encoding heparanase-like protein 2, giving the protein MSYNVCFLVFLSCLLLLGVTFATNMEQTTIVIDVTRQIAEIDENFVCATLDWWPPEKCNYDQCPWGYASLINLNLSSPLLAKAIQAFKTLRIRIGGSLQDQVIYDVGDLKTPCTQFKKSDDGLFGFSEGCLYMERWDELNRFFHATGAIVTFGLNALYGREKLRGNAWGGEWDHTNTQDFMNYTVSKGYAIDSWEFGNELSGSGIGASVSVELYGNDLIVLKDVIKNVYKSSRTKPLLLAPGGFYEEKWYSELFRLSGPGVLDVMTHHIYNLGPGNDPKLVSRILDPKYLSGSVTGLFKNVERTIQEHGPWASAWVGEAGGAFNSGGREVSETFINSFWYLDQFGMSSMHNTKVYCRQALVGGFYGLLEKETFVPNPDYYSALLWHRLMGKGVLGIQTNASEYLRTYVHCSKGRAGITILLINLSKQTTFTVGVSNGVKVVLQAESTKRRSFLETTKSKVSWVGKKASDGYLNREEYHLSPKDGDLRSKIMMLNGNPLEPTVTGDIPKLEPVRYSVKSPVYINPLTISFIVLPTFDAPACS
- the LOC106407078 gene encoding uncharacterized protein LOC106407078 gives rise to the protein MMAVENSSEIKNCAMAEENNTSEVKEIDTNPQEMTMSEEGSVRRIIVKDVGNVEDVALKDQDKCVSKTKEVPKPPSVSSRRHSTGAIGTLAGGKLEVKSRYRGNHHVPSTHDLCKHEGKLGDHRDDAVKPWKVVRRRTSVEGSEVVKVETTSSGLRRTSLGSLSRQIPAVAMRDALAVKKKPCASVNSETSSVKGGSEMARSVDGLSVRSNDKPRKQNEGTESTVSGGGSSVAKKVLGLGSEKSSSKVYTPKTKEKAKNQTISGEDVKEKTVCIVEASVKGVQTSSEKKSMRSRLKSLATPTKRGSAKKVPELEAKKIRPTKKIGVKVTPAKQLSFKKGKTLEPKLLEEQETQSEGRKKNLKGVVGETKSVSCEGSKREKVVLRRRKVEGKKKRMTLFNSVIEETMNKLIKVRKTKVKALTGAFEFVISLQDTNKTPHSKDVTSESKVSPLGSKQ
- the LOC106407077 gene encoding transcription factor PIF7 isoform X2, yielding MSNYGVKELTWENGQLTVHGLGEGVEPTTASAIWSQALNGCETLESVVHQAALQPSKLQSQNGRDHNNSESKDGSCSRKRGYPQEMDCWFSPQEESHRVGHSVTASASGTNMSWASFESGRSLKTARTGDYLFSGSETQETEGDEQETRGEAGRSNGRRGRAAAIHNESERRRRHRINQRMRTLQKLLPTASKADKVSILDDVIEHLKQLQAQVQFMSLRANLPQQMMMPQLPPPQSVLSIQHQQQQHQQQQQQQQQQQQQQQQQFQMSLLATMARMGMGGGGNAAYGGLVPPPPPLMIPPMDNRDRTNASSASLTDPYSAFLAQTMNMDLYNKMAAAIYRQQSDQTTKVNTSMPSSSSNHEKRD
- the LOC106407077 gene encoding transcription factor PIF7 isoform X1 codes for the protein MSNYGVKELTWENGQLTVHGLGEGVEPTTASAIWSQALNGCETLESVVHQAALQPSKLQSQNGRDHNNSESKDGSCSRKRGYPQEMDCWFSPQEESHRVGHSVTASASGTNMSWASFESGRSLKTARTGDYLFSGSSLKETQETEGDEQETRGEAGRSNGRRGRAAAIHNESERRRRHRINQRMRTLQKLLPTASKADKVSILDDVIEHLKQLQAQVQFMSLRANLPQQMMMPQLPPPQSVLSIQHQQQQHQQQQQQQQQQQQQQQQQFQMSLLATMARMGMGGGGNAAYGGLVPPPPPLMIPPMDNRDRTNASSASLTDPYSAFLAQTMNMDLYNKMAAAIYRQQSDQTTKVNTSMPSSSSNHEKRD